One Novipirellula galeiformis DNA segment encodes these proteins:
- a CDS encoding HNH endonuclease, with translation MQTSVNGYRRSNIAIVADEYDKIIKKLAKLRVDRSKGIAPHKPLLLLVVLELAKSGLLRDPLLKLTPDLAFRFSVYWSIVAHRRSQRPDVRLPFHHLGSSKLWTPLQADAAPSKHRESTVSVRLSDAFFAALQSSRFQQAAGYTLISNYFEHAEQIALYELAGIVPPADSATLDELAAEVDGEARAEGRTARFRVDVVAAYCHTCALTGYRITTITGHSIVDAAHIHPFARSRNDDPQNGIALCKNAHWLFDLGLWSIEDDYRVIVAPNAFDEACPTQESLASMAGKRLILPRDERLWPSMKRLAWHRRKCFLGLENR, from the coding sequence ATGCAAACCAGTGTCAATGGGTATAGACGAAGCAATATCGCGATCGTGGCAGACGAGTACGACAAAATTATCAAGAAGCTCGCTAAATTGCGGGTCGATCGCTCCAAGGGCATCGCCCCGCATAAGCCGCTGTTGCTGCTGGTCGTTCTGGAGCTTGCTAAATCCGGTCTGCTTCGCGATCCGCTTTTAAAACTGACGCCTGATCTGGCGTTTCGCTTTTCGGTGTATTGGTCCATCGTGGCCCATCGCCGTTCGCAACGGCCCGATGTTCGGTTGCCGTTTCACCACCTGGGTTCCTCCAAACTTTGGACTCCCCTGCAAGCGGACGCGGCGCCATCGAAACATCGCGAGTCAACGGTGTCGGTCCGGCTGTCTGACGCATTTTTTGCTGCGTTGCAATCGAGCCGCTTTCAGCAAGCCGCCGGTTACACGCTGATTTCAAATTACTTTGAGCATGCCGAACAGATCGCCCTGTACGAACTTGCCGGAATCGTGCCGCCGGCTGACTCGGCCACGTTGGATGAACTCGCTGCCGAAGTGGACGGCGAAGCCCGCGCCGAAGGACGCACCGCACGCTTCCGCGTCGATGTCGTCGCAGCCTACTGTCACACCTGCGCGCTAACGGGCTACCGCATCACGACCATCACTGGCCACAGTATCGTCGATGCCGCCCACATCCATCCCTTCGCCCGCTCGCGGAACGATGATCCGCAAAACGGCATCGCGCTCTGCAAGAATGCTCATTGGTTGTTCGATCTCGGGCTCTGGAGTATCGAGGATGACTACCGCGTGATCGTCGCCCCCAACGCCTTTGATGAAGCTTGCCCGACGCAAGAATCTCTGGCGTCGATGGCAGGCAAACGTCTGATCTTGCCGCGTGATGAACGGCTTTGGCCGTCGATGAAGCGGCTCGCTTGGCACCGACGCAAGTGCTTCCTTGGATTGGAAAATCGATAG
- a CDS encoding helicase-related protein, protein MSKGDKTIESKVDTGIRDNHRRGTVGDFLMEKVKPGSELSIVSAYFTIYAYAALRSTLDSIGHLNFLFGEPTFVSRLDPEKNQSKAFLLQDSSLHLSNRLKQKRAARQCADWIRDKVEIRTVKQTNLLHGKMYHVDRDGVEEAILGSSNFTVRGLGLGSQGNNIELNLVVDSNRDRRELKQWFLELWNDPQMVRDVKADVIQFLERLYANQSPQFVYYLTLFKLFREYLDGNLDVDDSLNRLALPDTDIWKALFSFQKDGAKAAINKILQYNGCILADSVGLGKTYTALAVIKYFELRNERVLVLCPKKLRRNWTVYQANSKLNPFTDDRFRFDVLHHTDMSRDRGESNGIDLADLNWGAYDLVVIDESHNFRNNAQAVQRPGDAKRRRSRYERLMEDIVASGANTKMLLLSATPVNNQLADLRNQISFIAGADVARDSVADRAFRQKLGIASVKETTRRAQAQFTLWSKRPAEQRKTRDLIAAIGGDFFKLLDGLSIARSRRQIATYYAEEIKRLGGFPKRPPPKAIHATIDLDEKFLSFEQLDSEIGRLTLALYHPSSKLRDDLPEEVRAGYEAKINGVFTQEGRERILISMMKINFLKRLESSVDSFRLTLGRTIEKIDKLEERIEAFENHQESNPEIDFDSLTPDDFEDPDFEGEDFTIGGRRRIHLAHIKLPEWLKEVRNDRTQLQFLLKKTEVVTAARDGKLAELRSLIQSKASKPTTNRDGKPNRKILIFTAFSDTAQYVYRELAGWAQTELGIHTALVRGDGANQASLGRSDYDSILTNFSPMSKRRSEQESEFEDQAQEIDMLIATDCISEGQNLQDCDLLVNYDIHWNPVRIIQRFGRIDRIGSRNDSVQLVNFWPVADLDRYINVKHRVEARMALVDLSATQADNLLDPSQLEDLIKEDMLFRDKQLERLRDEILDLEDLDDSVSLTDFSLDEFRLDLLRFLEANRSELEESPEGIYAVVGPNSEVPIGRAGVLFCLRHRRGEGSPNPEMVSSDSAGLNPLAPYYLVYVLDDGTVRLTFAQPKQAMMLLRDLAADHPRAIESLCNLFDANTSDGADMSHYDELLTKVLASIENTFRKKATSNLLSGRDAVLPTSGETPAADGDDFDLVTWLAILESSP, encoded by the coding sequence ATGAGCAAGGGCGATAAAACAATCGAATCGAAGGTCGACACCGGCATCCGAGACAATCATCGACGCGGCACCGTCGGCGATTTTTTGATGGAGAAGGTTAAGCCGGGTTCTGAACTTTCGATCGTCTCCGCTTACTTCACGATCTACGCTTACGCGGCATTGAGATCGACGCTGGACTCCATCGGACACCTCAATTTTCTATTTGGCGAGCCAACATTCGTCAGTCGCCTTGATCCCGAGAAGAATCAGTCCAAAGCGTTTCTTTTGCAAGATTCCTCATTGCACCTCAGCAATCGTTTGAAACAGAAACGTGCCGCACGCCAGTGTGCCGACTGGATTCGCGATAAGGTTGAAATTCGCACTGTCAAGCAAACGAACCTGCTTCACGGCAAGATGTACCATGTCGACCGTGACGGTGTCGAAGAAGCGATTCTCGGCAGTTCCAATTTTACGGTTCGCGGACTTGGACTCGGTAGCCAAGGGAACAACATTGAACTGAACCTGGTTGTAGACAGTAATCGCGATCGTCGTGAATTAAAGCAGTGGTTTCTGGAACTTTGGAATGATCCGCAAATGGTCCGGGACGTCAAAGCGGACGTCATCCAGTTCCTCGAACGGCTTTATGCCAACCAGAGTCCGCAGTTCGTATACTACCTAACGCTTTTTAAATTGTTTCGTGAATATCTGGATGGTAATCTTGACGTTGATGATTCGCTCAACAGGCTCGCTTTACCTGACACCGATATTTGGAAGGCTTTGTTTTCGTTTCAAAAAGACGGCGCCAAAGCGGCGATCAATAAGATTTTGCAATACAACGGCTGCATCTTGGCCGACAGCGTTGGTCTCGGCAAAACTTACACGGCGCTCGCAGTCATCAAGTATTTCGAACTTCGCAATGAGCGAGTGCTTGTTCTCTGTCCCAAAAAACTCCGTCGCAACTGGACCGTCTATCAGGCCAACAGCAAATTGAATCCGTTCACAGACGATCGATTTCGATTTGATGTACTCCACCACACCGACATGTCACGTGATCGGGGAGAGTCGAACGGCATCGACCTCGCCGACCTTAACTGGGGCGCTTACGATCTTGTCGTCATCGACGAGTCTCACAACTTTCGCAACAACGCGCAAGCAGTTCAGCGTCCTGGCGACGCCAAGCGACGACGAAGTCGGTACGAGCGTTTAATGGAGGACATTGTAGCCTCCGGTGCAAATACCAAGATGCTCCTGCTTTCGGCGACGCCGGTGAATAATCAACTGGCTGACTTGAGGAACCAAATATCGTTTATCGCGGGTGCCGATGTTGCTCGAGACAGTGTTGCCGACCGTGCCTTTCGTCAGAAACTGGGGATTGCGTCGGTCAAGGAAACCACGCGTAGAGCACAGGCACAGTTCACGCTTTGGTCCAAGCGACCTGCGGAACAACGAAAGACAAGAGATTTGATCGCCGCGATCGGCGGTGACTTCTTTAAGTTACTTGACGGACTTAGCATCGCTCGTTCACGCCGCCAAATCGCGACTTACTATGCCGAAGAGATCAAACGACTAGGTGGCTTTCCCAAACGGCCACCGCCAAAGGCAATTCATGCAACGATCGACCTGGATGAAAAATTCCTCTCCTTTGAACAGCTCGATTCCGAGATCGGTCGATTGACGCTGGCACTTTACCATCCTTCAAGCAAGCTGCGTGATGATCTCCCCGAAGAAGTTCGGGCTGGCTATGAAGCCAAAATCAACGGCGTGTTTACACAAGAAGGCCGCGAACGAATCTTGATCTCGATGATGAAGATTAACTTCCTCAAGCGTCTTGAAAGTTCCGTCGATTCATTCCGGTTGACGCTCGGGCGAACTATCGAAAAGATCGACAAACTCGAAGAGCGGATCGAGGCGTTTGAGAATCATCAGGAATCCAATCCTGAGATCGACTTCGATTCTCTCACGCCCGATGACTTTGAGGACCCTGATTTTGAGGGCGAAGATTTTACGATTGGCGGTCGGCGGCGAATACACTTAGCGCACATCAAACTTCCTGAATGGCTGAAGGAAGTCCGTAACGACCGCACGCAATTGCAGTTCTTGCTCAAGAAGACTGAGGTCGTCACGGCAGCTCGCGATGGCAAGCTAGCCGAACTTCGATCGCTGATTCAAAGCAAAGCGAGTAAACCGACCACAAACCGCGATGGCAAGCCAAACCGGAAAATCTTGATCTTCACCGCGTTCAGCGACACGGCTCAATACGTGTACCGCGAACTTGCCGGCTGGGCACAAACGGAGCTTGGAATTCATACGGCCCTTGTGCGTGGCGATGGTGCTAATCAAGCATCTCTGGGACGAAGTGATTACGACAGCATCCTGACAAACTTTTCGCCCATGTCGAAACGTCGTAGCGAGCAGGAGTCCGAATTTGAAGATCAAGCCCAAGAGATCGACATGCTGATCGCAACCGACTGCATCAGTGAAGGTCAGAACTTGCAGGACTGTGACCTGTTGGTCAATTACGACATCCACTGGAACCCCGTGCGGATCATTCAGCGGTTTGGGCGAATTGATCGGATCGGGTCTCGCAACGACAGCGTCCAGCTTGTCAACTTCTGGCCGGTAGCTGATTTAGATCGTTACATCAACGTCAAACATCGCGTCGAAGCCCGTATGGCTCTGGTGGATCTGTCGGCGACGCAGGCCGATAACTTGCTCGACCCCAGCCAACTCGAAGACTTGATCAAAGAGGACATGCTGTTCCGCGACAAGCAGCTCGAGCGACTTCGAGATGAGATTTTGGATCTCGAAGACCTTGACGACAGCGTTTCATTGACTGACTTTTCTCTCGACGAGTTTCGTCTTGACTTGTTGAGATTTTTAGAAGCGAACCGTAGCGAGTTGGAGGAGTCGCCTGAAGGAATCTATGCGGTCGTTGGACCGAACTCGGAAGTTCCAATCGGTCGAGCAGGCGTGTTGTTCTGTTTGCGTCATCGACGAGGGGAAGGTTCTCCGAATCCAGAAATGGTCAGCTCCGACTCTGCCGGGCTGAACCCGCTCGCTCCGTATTACCTCGTCTATGTATTGGACGATGGCACGGTTCGATTGACTTTCGCTCAGCCTAAGCAGGCGATGATGTTGCTGCGCGACCTAGCCGCGGATCACCCTCGTGCGATTGAAAGCCTTTGCAATTTGTTTGATGCGAACACATCGGACGGCGCCGACATGAGTCATTACGACGAACTGCTTACCAAAGTACTCGCGTCGATCGAAAACACATTCCGCAAAAAGGCCACTTCCAATTTGCTTTCCGGACGTGACGCCGTTCTGCCCACTTCCGGAGAAACCCCGGCGGCTGATGGTGACGACTTTGACTTGGTCACATGGCTCGCGATTTTAGAGTCAAGCCCCTAA
- a CDS encoding dienelactone hydrolase family protein: protein MCDQDHFDDDLKKYSRRDFSAIAAAGVGAAMLLPRAADAVEVSDRDVTIETPDGHCDAYFVTPQTGSHPAVLIWPDIFGLRPAFRQMAKRLAESGYSVLVVNPFYRIQKAPTASKGANTPIADVRPLARSLDAATHQTDAKAFIAWLDKQPQVDKNKKVGTTGYCMGGPIVMRTAAAVAERVGAGASFHGGGLVTDKPDSPHLLVPQMKASFLIAIAENDDERDPEAKTTLKEAFADSKLPAEIEVYPAGHGWCPPDSRVHNEEQAEKAWQRMLVLFSKTLV from the coding sequence ATGTGCGATCAAGATCATTTTGACGACGATTTGAAGAAGTATTCCCGACGTGACTTTAGTGCGATCGCAGCCGCTGGCGTTGGGGCGGCAATGTTGCTGCCCCGCGCGGCTGACGCCGTGGAGGTGAGTGACCGCGATGTCACGATTGAAACTCCCGACGGCCATTGCGATGCCTACTTCGTGACCCCGCAAACTGGCTCCCATCCCGCCGTGCTGATTTGGCCCGATATCTTTGGGCTGCGACCCGCGTTTCGCCAAATGGCAAAGCGACTTGCCGAATCGGGCTACAGCGTTTTGGTCGTCAATCCGTTCTACCGGATCCAGAAAGCACCGACCGCCTCCAAGGGAGCCAACACGCCGATCGCGGACGTCCGTCCCCTGGCTCGGTCCCTCGACGCGGCGACACACCAAACCGATGCGAAAGCCTTCATCGCCTGGCTCGACAAACAGCCTCAAGTCGATAAGAACAAGAAAGTCGGAACGACGGGCTATTGTATGGGTGGCCCCATTGTGATGCGAACCGCTGCGGCGGTGGCCGAGCGTGTCGGAGCGGGCGCCAGTTTCCACGGCGGCGGATTGGTTACCGACAAACCGGACAGTCCCCATCTGCTAGTCCCGCAAATGAAGGCTTCGTTCTTGATCGCGATTGCGGAGAACGATGACGAACGCGATCCCGAGGCCAAGACCACGCTGAAGGAAGCCTTTGCCGATTCCAAATTGCCAGCCGAGATCGAGGTGTATCCCGCCGGCCATGGCTGGTGTCCGCCGGACAGCAGGGTCCACAACGAGGAACAGGCGGAAAAGGCTTGGCAGAGAATGCTGGTGTTATTCAGCAAGACTTTGGTGTAA